The sequence CTGAAGTGCAGTCGGGGCGGTTGAGCATCTGGGTGCACCCGAGCATCCCGTTGGTCTTCGAGTTCGACAAGCCGACGCTGCCGAAGGTCGAGGCCAATCGGGTCACGCACATGATGGAGCAGTTGAACTCGCGCGGGGAGCTCGTCCTCGATCAGCTCTGAACCGTCACGCGGTCAGCCCTCGGCGTTCCAACGGAGGCGCGGGGGTGAGGCGTCGAGGTCGGCGAGCAGCGCGGTCGGGTCGGCGACGGGGAACATCGTGATGAGTCGGCGACCCTGTGCGGGGGAGTCGAGCGCGTAGGCGAGCGCCGAGGGGTGCGGCTGCCGATCGGCGACCGCGACGACGGCATCCACGTCGCCGAGTCGTTGCCGCCGCACCGGCACGCCTGCTATCAGGGTCTCGGCGACCTCGGTCACGCGGTCGAGGAGTGTGCGCTCGCCGATCCAGGGGACGAAGGCGTCGGGGGCCAGTCCGCACGCGCGGGCCAGCTCACCGCCGAGCCAGCGATCGCGCTTCAGACCGTACGGAGTGGGCGTGGTCGAAAGCAGATAGCCGTACACATGCAGCAGCCCCGCGTTGCCGACCGGCCACGCCGAGTCCAGACCTGCGCGGTCGTGCAGCGCTTCGAAGGTCGACCGCGACAGCACCGGCGCTCCGACGTTCTCGTCCACGACGGTGGATCGGCCCCAGCGGGCGAAGCGCTCGTCCCGAGCATCGGCATCGATCGCCGGACCGAGCCAGTCGAACATCGACAGCACGTCGGCGGCGTCGTGCGCGGTAGCCGCGGCATCCAGTCGTTCGATCACGACGATGAGCGTAGCGGGCGCGGATGCCCGCACCGGAACGGGAGTTCACGCACTGTTCACACACGATGGTCGTATCGTCCATAAACGACGTTCCAGGAGACCGTGCTCTTAGTCATCGCCATCCTCGTCTCATTTTCGCTCTCACCATAGACGCCCGCGATACAACGGCGTGGCGGTCGCGCGGCCTATG is a genomic window of Microbacterium maritypicum containing:
- a CDS encoding amino acid deaminase, which encodes MIERLDAAATAHDAADVLSMFDWLGPAIDADARDERFARWGRSTVVDENVGAPVLSRSTFEALHDRAGLDSAWPVGNAGLLHVYGYLLSTTPTPYGLKRDRWLGGELARACGLAPDAFVPWIGERTLLDRVTEVAETLIAGVPVRRQRLGDVDAVVAVADRQPHPSALAYALDSPAQGRRLITMFPVADPTALLADLDASPPRLRWNAEG